A portion of the Prosthecobacter fusiformis genome contains these proteins:
- a CDS encoding ABC transporter ATP-binding protein has protein sequence MPATDTREVILEARELTREFDGVKALDRFSFKLHRGEILGLLGANGAGKTTAMNCMLGLTLPTSGDLFAFGKALEANRIEILKKTNFSSAYVALPGNLKVWQNLQVFAQIYGVPNAKKKIAELLELLEVTELRNRVTGQLSAGESTRVNLCKAFLNDPELLMLDEPTASLDPDIADKVRKVVRRVQSERNIGILYTSHNMRDIEEVCDRVIFLHKGKIVAEGTPDQIVKKFSENSLEDVFIKIARSGDLEA, from the coding sequence ATGCCAGCCACCGACACGCGCGAAGTCATTTTGGAAGCCCGTGAACTCACCCGCGAATTCGACGGGGTGAAGGCACTGGACCGTTTTTCATTCAAGCTGCACCGTGGGGAAATCCTGGGGCTGCTGGGGGCAAACGGGGCGGGAAAAACGACGGCGATGAACTGCATGCTGGGGCTGACCCTGCCAACCTCGGGCGACCTTTTTGCCTTTGGCAAGGCGCTGGAGGCAAACCGGATCGAGATCCTGAAGAAGACGAATTTTTCCTCCGCCTATGTGGCCCTGCCAGGAAACCTGAAGGTGTGGCAGAACCTCCAGGTCTTTGCCCAGATCTATGGCGTACCCAATGCGAAGAAGAAAATCGCCGAGCTGCTGGAACTGCTGGAGGTGACGGAACTGAGAAACCGGGTCACGGGACAACTTTCCGCCGGGGAATCCACGCGTGTAAATTTGTGCAAGGCCTTCCTGAATGATCCTGAACTGCTGATGCTGGATGAACCGACAGCAAGCCTTGACCCGGACATCGCCGACAAGGTGCGCAAAGTGGTGAGGCGGGTACAGAGTGAGCGGAACATCGGCATCCTGTACACGAGCCACAACATGCGTGACATCGAGGAAGTGTGCGACCGGGTGATCTTCCTGCACAAGGGCAAGATCGTGGCGGAAGGGACGCCGGACCAGATTGTGAAAAAGTTTTCCGAAAACTCGCTGGAGGATGTGTTCATCAAGATCGCCCGCAGCGGGGACCTGGAGGCATGA
- a CDS encoding FAD-dependent oxidoreductase, which translates to MKRLTLLLSSLTLLAQAATESDVLVYGATPGGFCAAIAAAREGASVVLLEPTDHIGGVNTGGLSFSDSNQTVRNTVMGLFDEWHSRVEKDYVQRGIELPYKVSVKDQSKWTYEPSVAMRITKQMLDEAGVKVLPEHELKTVLKDGPHITGLTTTQGEFTAKTFVDATYEGDLLAAAGVSWTIGREGKKEFGESFAGKQYPKSKLPINGFDENGKVLPLITTDDAGAEDEGDKNVMVYSFRLCLTKEAANRVPFPKPAAYDPARFEVLRRYFAAERQPHLLWDLYPLPNNKFDANNGIGKHFSMGLVGACNGWSEADAAGRAKIWEAHKQYTLELYHFLTTDAAVPEFLRKQLGELGLCKDEFPEYGHWSPQLYVREGRRMQGMYVVSQKDIMDQPEKEDAIAVSSFPIDSHDCQRVALKDGGVINEGTIFPVRIPGRRHGYAYHIPYRSVLPRPEECDNLLVPIALSCTHVAISSIRVEPTWMILGQSAGIAAALSAKQNVAVQKLPYVLLKERLLAQKQVLELPVLPELPPEAVTEMSIDPSKLEGIVLDDSRAELAGAWKKASSFKPYVGNGYLHDDRRADGQSVATFQFKVPASGKYEVRMAYSAHETRAKNVPVEIVSGSQTSRLTVDQTQPFPKAEGFRSIGSVELAEGAATLKISNEGTAGFVILDAIQLVKAN; encoded by the coding sequence ATGAAAAGACTGACCCTGTTGCTATCATCCCTCACCCTCCTGGCTCAGGCCGCTACGGAATCTGACGTTCTCGTCTATGGCGCCACCCCCGGCGGATTCTGCGCCGCCATCGCCGCCGCCAGGGAAGGGGCTTCCGTCGTTTTGCTTGAGCCCACCGACCACATCGGCGGCGTCAACACCGGCGGCTTGAGCTTTAGCGATTCCAACCAGACCGTTCGCAACACCGTCATGGGCCTCTTCGACGAATGGCATAGCCGCGTCGAGAAAGACTATGTCCAGCGCGGCATTGAGCTGCCGTATAAGGTCAGCGTCAAAGACCAGAGCAAGTGGACCTATGAACCCAGTGTCGCCATGCGCATCACAAAGCAGATGCTAGATGAAGCGGGTGTCAAGGTCCTGCCCGAGCATGAACTCAAGACGGTGCTCAAAGATGGCCCGCACATCACTGGTCTCACCACCACCCAGGGAGAGTTTACGGCCAAAACATTTGTCGATGCCACTTATGAAGGAGACCTCCTCGCCGCTGCGGGTGTGAGCTGGACCATCGGGCGCGAGGGCAAAAAGGAGTTTGGTGAATCCTTCGCTGGCAAGCAGTATCCTAAATCCAAACTCCCCATCAATGGTTTTGATGAAAACGGTAAAGTCCTCCCCCTCATCACCACCGATGATGCTGGTGCCGAGGATGAAGGGGATAAAAACGTCATGGTGTATAGCTTCCGCCTCTGCCTGACGAAGGAGGCGGCCAACCGTGTGCCCTTCCCGAAGCCCGCTGCTTATGATCCGGCTCGGTTCGAGGTCCTGCGCCGTTATTTTGCTGCCGAAAGACAGCCCCATCTTCTTTGGGATCTCTATCCTCTGCCTAACAACAAGTTTGATGCTAACAACGGCATCGGCAAGCATTTCTCCATGGGCCTGGTCGGTGCCTGCAATGGCTGGAGCGAGGCCGATGCCGCTGGCCGGGCAAAGATCTGGGAAGCGCACAAGCAATACACCCTGGAGCTCTACCACTTCCTGACCACCGATGCCGCCGTGCCCGAGTTCCTACGCAAGCAATTGGGTGAGCTGGGCCTCTGCAAAGATGAGTTCCCAGAATACGGCCACTGGTCACCCCAGCTTTATGTTCGCGAGGGTCGTCGTATGCAGGGCATGTACGTCGTCAGCCAGAAGGACATCATGGACCAGCCGGAAAAGGAAGACGCCATCGCCGTCTCCTCCTTTCCCATTGATTCACATGACTGCCAGCGCGTAGCCCTGAAGGATGGCGGCGTCATCAATGAAGGCACCATTTTTCCTGTGCGCATCCCAGGGCGCAGGCACGGCTATGCTTACCACATCCCCTATCGCAGCGTGCTGCCCCGGCCTGAAGAATGTGATAACCTCCTCGTTCCAATCGCCCTTTCTTGCACTCATGTGGCCATCTCCTCCATCCGTGTGGAACCCACCTGGATGATTCTCGGCCAGAGTGCCGGCATTGCGGCTGCCCTTTCCGCCAAGCAAAACGTCGCCGTGCAGAAGCTCCCCTATGTCCTGCTGAAGGAGCGGCTGCTCGCTCAAAAACAAGTGCTGGAACTCCCGGTGCTCCCTGAGCTTCCTCCAGAGGCGGTGACTGAAATGAGCATTGATCCCTCAAAACTGGAAGGCATTGTTCTCGATGATTCCCGGGCGGAACTGGCCGGTGCTTGGAAAAAGGCATCCAGTTTCAAACCCTATGTCGGTAACGGTTACCTGCACGATGACCGCCGCGCCGATGGGCAATCAGTGGCCACCTTCCAGTTCAAAGTTCCAGCCAGTGGCAAATACGAAGTTCGCATGGCCTATTCGGCACATGAAACACGCGCGAAAAATGTTCCGGTCGAAATCGTCAGCGGCAGCCAGACCAGCCGTCTCACAGTGGACCAGACTCAGCCCTTCCCAAAAGCGGAAGGCTTCCGCAGCATCGGTTCCGTAGAATTGGCGGAAGGGGCAGCCACCCTTAAAATCAGCAACGAAGGCACGGCTGGTTTTGTCATCCTCGATGCCATCCAACTGGTTAAAGCGAACTAG
- a CDS encoding aldo/keto reductase, producing the protein MEYRQLGGSGFKVPVLTFGTGTFGGGTEFFKEWGASDVSEASRLIDICLEHGLNMFDTADIYSMGMAEEILGQAIKGRRDEVLISTKGTFRFGDGPNHVGSSRWHLTRAVDASLKRLGTDYIDLYQLHGFDAMTPVEEVMNTLDDLVRAGKIRYIGASNFSGWHLMKAQAYAEKFGLSRYVANQTYYSLIGRDYEWELMPLGLDQKVGAVVWSPLGWGRLTGKIRRNQPRPETSRLNHTLSNQMGPQVDDEYLYKVVDALDEVAAETGKSVPQVALNWLLQRPTVSTVIIGARTEEQLRQNLGAVGWNLTTEQVAKLDAASDKPKTYPYWHQAGFDERNPFPTK; encoded by the coding sequence ATGGAATACAGACAACTCGGCGGATCAGGATTCAAAGTACCGGTATTGACCTTTGGAACGGGCACCTTTGGTGGTGGCACGGAATTTTTCAAGGAATGGGGGGCATCGGATGTTTCCGAGGCATCACGGCTCATCGACATCTGCCTGGAGCACGGACTGAACATGTTTGATACCGCAGACATTTACTCCATGGGCATGGCAGAGGAGATCCTGGGCCAGGCGATCAAGGGCCGCCGTGACGAAGTGCTCATCTCCACCAAAGGCACCTTCCGTTTTGGCGACGGGCCTAACCATGTGGGTTCCTCCCGCTGGCATCTCACCCGTGCGGTGGATGCGAGCCTGAAAAGGCTGGGCACGGATTACATCGACCTTTATCAGCTCCACGGATTCGATGCGATGACGCCGGTGGAAGAGGTGATGAACACGCTGGATGATCTGGTGCGAGCCGGGAAGATCCGCTACATCGGGGCCTCCAATTTTTCCGGCTGGCACCTGATGAAGGCGCAGGCTTATGCGGAAAAATTTGGCCTTTCACGCTATGTGGCCAACCAGACTTATTATTCGCTGATCGGGCGGGATTATGAGTGGGAACTGATGCCTCTGGGGCTGGACCAAAAGGTGGGCGCGGTGGTGTGGAGCCCGCTGGGCTGGGGACGGCTAACGGGGAAAATCCGGCGCAACCAGCCACGCCCGGAGACGAGCCGACTGAACCACACACTGAGCAACCAGATGGGTCCGCAGGTGGATGATGAGTACCTTTACAAGGTGGTGGATGCCCTGGATGAAGTGGCGGCGGAAACGGGCAAATCAGTACCGCAGGTGGCGCTGAACTGGCTGCTGCAAAGGCCGACGGTTTCCACCGTGATCATCGGTGCTCGGACGGAGGAACAACTGAGACAGAACCTGGGTGCAGTGGGCTGGAACCTGACAACTGAGCAGGTGGCTAAGCTGGATGCGGCGAGCGACAAGCCGAAGACTTACCCTTACTGGCATCAGGCCGGGTTTGATGAGCGGAATCCGTTCCCGACGAAATGA
- a CDS encoding LLM class flavin-dependent oxidoreductase, with protein sequence MKRTSGFLYSVLDLVPIVQGSTASEALSRSLDLAQHAERWGYHRYWVAEHHNIPGVASAATSVVIGHLAGGTTKMRIGSGGIMLPNHAPLVIAEQFGTLESLYPGRIDLGLGRAPGGDQTTSRALRRGLGSSGDTFPEDLQELQGYLGKIQPGQKVRAVPGQDTNVPIYLLGSSTFSASLAAETGLPFAFASHFAPELLYQALNIYRTRFKPSVFLDKPHAMVGVNVIAADTDDEATRLFSSLQQVFLNLIRGRPRELQAPVDDIDEVWNPVEAAQVDRMTSCSAVGGPVTLRRQIETLLDATQADELIATAHIFDPQARLRSFEIAAGVFQDINTSLASKTHS encoded by the coding sequence ATGAAACGTACATCCGGGTTCCTTTATTCTGTCCTGGACCTAGTGCCGATTGTGCAAGGGAGCACGGCATCTGAGGCCCTGAGCCGGTCGCTGGACCTAGCTCAACATGCGGAGCGATGGGGATACCACCGCTACTGGGTGGCGGAGCATCACAACATCCCCGGGGTGGCCAGCGCGGCGACGTCGGTGGTGATCGGCCACCTGGCAGGAGGGACCACGAAGATGCGAATCGGCTCCGGCGGAATCATGCTGCCGAACCATGCGCCGCTGGTGATTGCGGAGCAGTTTGGCACCCTGGAATCCCTATATCCGGGGCGGATCGACCTGGGCCTGGGACGGGCACCGGGTGGGGACCAGACGACTTCACGGGCGTTGCGCCGGGGACTGGGCAGCAGCGGGGATACCTTTCCTGAAGACCTGCAAGAGTTGCAAGGCTACCTGGGCAAAATACAGCCAGGACAAAAAGTGCGGGCGGTGCCTGGACAGGATACGAATGTGCCCATCTATTTGTTAGGCAGCAGCACCTTCAGTGCGAGTTTGGCGGCGGAGACAGGGCTGCCGTTTGCCTTTGCCTCCCACTTTGCGCCGGAGCTTTTGTATCAGGCGCTGAATATTTACCGGACGCGGTTCAAACCATCCGTGTTTCTGGACAAGCCACATGCAATGGTGGGCGTGAACGTCATCGCGGCCGATACAGATGATGAGGCGACACGGCTTTTCAGCTCCCTACAGCAGGTGTTTCTGAACCTGATCCGGGGCAGGCCTCGGGAACTCCAGGCACCGGTGGATGACATCGACGAAGTGTGGAATCCGGTGGAAGCAGCGCAGGTGGACCGGATGACGAGCTGCTCAGCGGTGGGCGGTCCAGTGACACTGCGCCGACAGATCGAGACTTTACTGGACGCGACGCAGGCGGACGAGCTCATTGCAACGGCGCACATTTTTGACCCGCAAGCGCGGCTGCGCTCCTTTGAAATCGCCGCTGGCGTGTTTCAGGACATCAACACTTCCCTTGCCTCCAAAACACATTCTTAA
- a CDS encoding alkene reductase, which produces MSSLFDSLQLGSLHLPNRIFMAPLTRSRAGTERVPNALMAEYYRQRSGAGLILSEATSVTPMGVGYANTPGIWSDEQVEGWKLVTKTVHEAGGRIFLQLWHVGRMSDPMFLNGELPVAPSAVKPAGHVSLVRPEKPFVTPRALELTEIPGVIEAYRKGAENAQKAGFDGVEIHGANGYLLDQFLQTKTNLRTDEYGGSVENRARLMLEVTDAAISVWGADRVGMHLAPRGDAHDIGDANPGETFGYVARELGRRKIAFICAREKQGPDSLGPALKKAFGGVYVANEKFTLETGNEIIAAGDADAVAFGVPFIANPDLPERFAKKAALNPADPQTFYADGPKGYTDYPAL; this is translated from the coding sequence ATGTCCTCCCTTTTTGATTCGCTTCAGCTCGGCTCCCTGCACCTGCCCAATCGCATTTTTATGGCTCCCCTGACCCGCAGCCGCGCCGGGACTGAGCGTGTCCCGAATGCATTGATGGCGGAATACTACCGCCAGCGATCCGGAGCGGGCTTGATTTTGAGTGAGGCTACGTCCGTCACCCCCATGGGAGTTGGGTATGCGAATACGCCGGGTATCTGGTCTGATGAGCAGGTGGAAGGCTGGAAGCTGGTCACCAAAACGGTGCATGAGGCGGGGGGGCGCATCTTCTTACAGCTGTGGCATGTGGGCCGGATGTCTGACCCCATGTTTCTCAATGGAGAGCTGCCAGTGGCCCCGAGCGCGGTGAAGCCTGCGGGACATGTGAGCTTGGTACGGCCGGAGAAGCCTTTTGTAACGCCACGGGCGCTGGAGCTGACTGAGATCCCCGGGGTGATTGAGGCTTATCGCAAAGGTGCAGAGAATGCGCAGAAAGCCGGGTTTGACGGGGTGGAAATCCACGGTGCGAACGGCTACCTGCTGGACCAGTTTTTACAGACGAAGACCAATCTGCGCACGGACGAGTATGGCGGATCGGTAGAAAACCGGGCGCGGCTGATGCTGGAGGTGACGGATGCGGCCATCTCCGTCTGGGGAGCGGACCGGGTGGGCATGCATCTGGCACCGCGTGGGGATGCTCATGATATAGGGGATGCAAACCCTGGCGAAACTTTTGGTTATGTGGCGCGTGAACTGGGGCGGCGAAAGATTGCCTTTATCTGTGCCCGTGAGAAGCAGGGTCCAGACAGCCTGGGGCCTGCGCTGAAGAAGGCCTTTGGCGGGGTGTATGTGGCGAATGAAAAGTTTACCCTGGAAACGGGCAATGAAATCATCGCAGCTGGAGATGCGGATGCGGTTGCTTTTGGGGTACCCTTCATCGCTAATCCTGACCTGCCGGAGCGGTTTGCCAAAAAGGCGGCTTTAAATCCGGCGGATCCACAGACGTTCTATGCAGACGGGCCGAAGGGCTACACCGATTACCCAGCACTATGA
- a CDS encoding ArsR/SmtB family transcription factor, translating into MRPLHHPSPESITVTGILHALSDPVRISIVAELRKAEGGLNCIETTSRLQFSMPKSTCSQHYRILRESGLIYSERRGVELTSRVRRKELDSRFPGLLDAILKAWRKEQEG; encoded by the coding sequence ATCAGACCGCTCCACCATCCTTCACCCGAAAGCATCACCGTCACAGGCATCCTCCACGCCCTGTCTGATCCGGTGCGGATCAGCATTGTCGCGGAGCTTCGCAAGGCCGAAGGCGGGCTTAACTGCATCGAGACCACCAGCCGTCTCCAGTTCTCCATGCCCAAGTCCACCTGCTCCCAGCATTACCGCATTTTGCGTGAATCCGGATTGATCTATAGCGAGCGACGCGGAGTGGAACTGACCAGCCGGGTCAGGCGTAAAGAATTGGACAGCCGCTTCCCCGGCCTCCTGGATGCCATCCTCAAAGCCTGGCGCAAAGAGCAGGAAGGTTAG
- a CDS encoding DHA2 family efflux MFS transporter permease subunit yields MTSQPTLPARHPSLTVLPWLVAVALFMENLDATILNTAVPTMSASLGVEPLSLKSVLTSYTLSLAVFIPVSGWMADRFGTKRVFSLAIVLFTIGSLLCAVSYNPPMLVVSRIIQGMGGAMMMPVGRIALVRSFPRSEMLRITTYVIIPALIGPLIGPSLGGAIIHWFSWRIIFLLNVPFAIAGLWLASRHMPDFRDTEAPPLDKSGFFLFGSGIALLSYVLEVFGEHTLSPMTLGLMTLVSLGLLTAYWRDSRQSSAPLLSVRLFKIRTFRLSVIGGFVTRLGVGGMPFLLPLLYQIGLGFPPWQAGLLTIPLALAAIGMKVISRPLLARFGHRPVLIVNTVLLGLNITIFTQVGPGTSIWMILPLSFTQGFFSSLQFTSMNTLIFADVDDRDASKASSLASTGQQMSASFGVAIASMLTAFFIGGLDQTNPLVTVPALHHAFLTMGLLTMLSSFTFWSLKNSDGDNVSLHHSPTQPEA; encoded by the coding sequence ATGACTTCACAACCAACTCTCCCCGCCCGGCACCCATCTCTCACCGTGCTGCCCTGGCTGGTAGCGGTGGCCCTGTTCATGGAGAACCTGGACGCCACCATCCTCAATACGGCCGTCCCCACCATGTCCGCCAGTCTCGGCGTGGAGCCGCTGAGCCTGAAGTCCGTCCTTACCAGTTACACGCTAAGCCTCGCCGTCTTCATTCCCGTCAGCGGCTGGATGGCAGATCGTTTTGGTACAAAGCGTGTCTTCTCCCTGGCCATCGTCCTCTTCACCATCGGCTCCCTCCTGTGCGCCGTCTCGTACAATCCGCCCATGCTGGTCGTCTCCCGCATCATTCAGGGCATGGGAGGAGCCATGATGATGCCCGTGGGTCGCATCGCCCTCGTTCGCTCCTTCCCCCGGTCCGAGATGCTCAGAATAACCACTTATGTGATCATTCCTGCTCTCATCGGACCCCTCATCGGCCCCTCCCTGGGCGGAGCCATCATTCACTGGTTTTCCTGGCGCATCATCTTCCTCTTGAATGTCCCCTTTGCTATCGCCGGTCTTTGGCTCGCCTCCCGGCACATGCCGGATTTCCGGGACACAGAAGCCCCTCCTTTAGACAAGTCCGGCTTCTTCCTCTTCGGCAGCGGCATCGCCCTCCTTTCCTATGTGCTTGAGGTCTTCGGTGAGCACACCCTTTCCCCGATGACCCTCGGCCTCATGACCCTCGTTTCCCTGGGGCTTCTGACCGCCTACTGGCGGGATTCACGTCAAAGCAGCGCTCCATTGCTATCCGTCCGCCTGTTTAAAATACGCACCTTCCGCCTATCCGTCATCGGCGGTTTCGTCACCCGCCTCGGCGTCGGCGGCATGCCCTTTCTGCTGCCGCTTCTTTATCAAATTGGCCTCGGTTTCCCGCCTTGGCAGGCGGGCCTTCTCACCATCCCGCTCGCCCTCGCCGCCATTGGCATGAAGGTCATCAGCCGCCCGCTGCTCGCCCGCTTTGGTCACCGCCCCGTGCTCATTGTGAATACCGTCTTGTTAGGCCTCAACATCACCATCTTTACCCAGGTTGGTCCCGGCACCAGCATCTGGATGATCCTCCCCCTCAGCTTCACCCAGGGGTTCTTTTCCTCCCTCCAGTTCACCAGCATGAACACCCTCATCTTCGCCGATGTGGACGACCGCGATGCCAGCAAAGCCAGCAGCCTAGCCAGCACCGGCCAGCAGATGTCCGCCAGCTTCGGCGTCGCCATCGCCTCCATGCTCACCGCCTTCTTCATCGGCGGCCTGGACCAGACCAATCCCCTCGTCACCGTCCCCGCCCTCCATCACGCCTTCCTCACCATGGGCCTCCTCACCATGCTCTCCTCCTTCACCTTCTGGAGCCTCAAAAACAGCGACGGCGACAACGTCAGTCTCCACCACTCCCCCACCCAGCCGGAGGCGTAA
- a CDS encoding DUF5615 family PIN-like protein — translation MKFLIDAHLPPSLKKVFEEAGQDVIHTLDLPDQNASRDGQLNTVSMAEQRIVVTKDTDFYHSHLLQGRPWKLVLVRTGNMGLKDTRRMFEQHLPAILEALNECTLVELDRQKVSAVA, via the coding sequence ATGAAATTCCTCATTGATGCACACCTGCCGCCAAGTCTGAAAAAGGTCTTTGAAGAGGCAGGCCAGGACGTCATTCACACCTTGGATTTACCTGATCAGAACGCATCCAGAGACGGACAGCTAAACACCGTCTCCATGGCTGAGCAGAGAATCGTGGTAACCAAAGATACCGATTTTTATCATTCGCACCTGCTACAGGGACGCCCATGGAAACTAGTTCTGGTGAGAACAGGAAACATGGGACTGAAAGACACTCGACGGATGTTTGAACAGCATTTGCCTGCAATCTTGGAGGCTCTTAATGAGTGCACCCTTGTAGAGCTGGACAGACAGAAGGTTTCAGCAGTCGCATAG
- a CDS encoding DUF433 domain-containing protein yields MTVSESQSLLHRIVIDAEICHGKPTIRGMRYPVESVLEYLAAGDSFEDVLAEFPDLEREDLLACLQFATQSLKMRSWQLVTA; encoded by the coding sequence ATGACAGTGAGTGAGTCCCAAAGCCTTCTGCACAGAATCGTGATTGATGCTGAGATCTGCCACGGAAAGCCCACGATCAGGGGGATGCGTTATCCCGTGGAGTCAGTGCTCGAATATCTCGCAGCCGGAGACAGTTTTGAGGATGTACTGGCGGAGTTTCCAGACCTGGAGCGTGAGGATTTGCTGGCATGTCTGCAGTTTGCTACCCAGTCTCTTAAAATGCGCAGCTGGCAACTGGTCACCGCATGA
- a CDS encoding BatA domain-containing protein — protein MTFLNIFLLAGGAAFLVPLLIHLLNKRRVQTVRWGAMHLLQQMLKQRKRKLNIEQWLLLAVRIAIPIVLALCLARPVLTALRSFGLGKTSLVMMLDDSFSMRAPSAGGSPAERARADVGQVLEAQPKGSDAQVVLAGGTARRLMDQSTSMLEVIPKQLADATNQAGPVKVNDALQAAGAALSQAPNGARELAILSDFQASDWQSAADGAALPALETLLKQEPKPQVTFYRLTSDLTENLSIASAELSALVVAEEQPIGLRVRIRNHGKRAWQDVAVHLETDGARLRTSRVSLAPEGEAVISFTHAFGEVGDHSLAVRLEGDSFPDDNAFYSVVQVRNQLNVLLVDGDPSLEPLGGAADFLELALTPYLSAQAELKDLIRITKVDSRRLRDDDYKGKEIIVMADVDRLQGNKLVELDKFVKAGGGLIVFAGPHCDLDWYNREFYKNGAGLLPTKIKGLQRATTTASPARVLQQRLTHPAMVYFNDARGGRLQDAEFQSWLEFDAPENADTQPLLQLDRGTPLFIEKAHERGRVILAATTADAEWSNLPLQPFFVPMMQRLVTYLATQSAVTAWAEVGKPLRAVLPKDRVGQEYALRGPTGQIQELKVKAEGEQGLLESPAITAPGIYKLTQGNKTQLMAYNLDAAESNLAALPAEQVKKIADRYDVAFVESFDAWQKLDRTRRHGSELWQPFLLALLGLLFFEVLLQQRIARG, from the coding sequence ATGACTTTCCTCAACATCTTTCTCCTTGCTGGCGGGGCTGCTTTTCTGGTGCCGCTGCTGATCCATCTGCTGAATAAACGGCGGGTGCAGACGGTGCGTTGGGGGGCGATGCATTTGCTACAGCAGATGCTGAAGCAGCGGAAACGGAAGCTGAACATCGAGCAGTGGCTGCTGCTGGCGGTGAGGATCGCCATACCGATCGTGCTGGCGCTGTGCCTGGCGCGACCAGTTTTAACGGCATTGCGTTCCTTTGGCCTGGGCAAGACATCACTGGTGATGATGCTGGATGATTCCTTTTCCATGCGGGCTCCGTCGGCAGGTGGATCCCCTGCGGAGCGGGCGCGGGCGGATGTGGGGCAGGTGCTGGAGGCGCAGCCGAAGGGATCTGATGCGCAGGTGGTGCTGGCCGGTGGGACGGCTAGGCGGCTGATGGATCAGTCCACCAGCATGCTGGAGGTGATCCCCAAACAACTGGCGGATGCGACGAACCAGGCGGGGCCGGTGAAGGTGAATGATGCGCTGCAAGCGGCGGGGGCGGCGCTTTCCCAGGCACCGAACGGGGCGCGGGAGCTGGCGATCCTGTCTGATTTCCAGGCGAGTGACTGGCAGAGCGCGGCGGACGGGGCGGCCCTGCCTGCGCTGGAGACGCTGCTGAAGCAGGAGCCGAAACCACAAGTGACCTTTTACCGCCTAACCAGTGATCTGACCGAGAACTTGAGCATCGCGAGTGCGGAGCTATCCGCCCTGGTGGTGGCGGAGGAGCAGCCCATCGGCCTGCGGGTGAGGATTCGGAATCATGGAAAACGTGCGTGGCAGGATGTGGCGGTGCATCTGGAGACGGATGGGGCGCGGCTGAGGACATCGCGCGTTTCGCTGGCCCCGGAGGGTGAGGCGGTGATCAGCTTTACGCATGCTTTTGGCGAGGTGGGGGATCATTCCCTGGCAGTGCGGCTGGAGGGGGACAGCTTCCCGGATGACAATGCTTTTTACTCGGTGGTGCAGGTGCGCAACCAGCTGAATGTGCTGCTGGTGGACGGGGACCCGAGCCTGGAGCCGCTGGGCGGGGCTGCGGATTTTTTGGAGCTGGCGCTGACGCCGTATCTCTCTGCGCAGGCGGAGCTGAAGGACCTGATCCGCATCACGAAGGTGGATTCACGGCGGCTGCGGGATGATGATTACAAGGGCAAGGAAATCATCGTGATGGCGGATGTGGACCGACTGCAAGGCAACAAGCTAGTGGAACTGGACAAGTTTGTGAAGGCGGGCGGCGGGCTGATTGTCTTTGCGGGACCGCATTGTGACCTGGACTGGTATAACCGGGAGTTTTACAAAAATGGAGCAGGACTATTGCCAACGAAAATCAAGGGGCTGCAAAGGGCGACCACTACGGCCTCGCCTGCGCGGGTTCTGCAACAACGGCTGACGCATCCAGCGATGGTCTATTTCAATGATGCACGCGGAGGGCGCTTGCAGGATGCGGAGTTCCAAAGCTGGCTGGAATTTGATGCACCTGAAAATGCGGATACGCAGCCGCTGCTGCAACTGGACCGGGGGACGCCGCTATTCATCGAGAAAGCGCATGAGCGAGGCCGCGTGATCTTGGCGGCGACAACGGCGGATGCGGAGTGGAGCAATCTGCCGCTCCAGCCTTTCTTTGTGCCGATGATGCAGAGGCTGGTGACTTATCTGGCGACGCAAAGCGCCGTGACAGCCTGGGCGGAGGTGGGGAAACCGCTGCGCGCAGTGCTGCCGAAGGACCGAGTGGGCCAGGAGTATGCGCTGCGAGGGCCGACCGGACAGATCCAGGAACTGAAGGTGAAAGCGGAGGGCGAGCAGGGGCTGCTGGAATCCCCTGCCATCACGGCACCGGGGATCTATAAATTGACGCAGGGCAACAAGACGCAGCTCATGGCCTACAACCTGGACGCGGCGGAATCCAATCTGGCGGCGCTACCTGCGGAGCAGGTGAAGAAGATTGCTGACCGGTATGATGTGGCATTCGTGGAGTCCTTCGATGCCTGGCAGAAGCTGGACCGCACTAGGCGGCATGGAAGTGAACTTTGGCAGCCATTCTTACTGGCATTGCTGGGGCTGCTGTTTTTTGAGGTACTGCTGCAGCAGAGGATTGCGCGGGGTTGA